A window of Fundulus heteroclitus isolate FHET01 chromosome 15, MU-UCD_Fhet_4.1, whole genome shotgun sequence contains these coding sequences:
- the LOC118566207 gene encoding uncharacterized protein LOC118566207: MTLLLRVVISPKEARRILLTEVPASVDQLINVLKDKIQLEGDFSLQFEDPDFSNALCQLTQMSELPDGRAVLHIVCNTGASPLNLSDSHSIGSVSSLDTASLHSEDCNEAQRSPTRSFQGSLFESLPAPSSSSVQGSLFESLPSPSSSSVQSNTDSPQTPLRRTTRWPNPFPIPKFAYDVELRLRKGNEVYERTQKRLILTGDMRSDIVNKLWQSIFDIRGAYPSKDELVSVASGLLVKYPCLKETDSVTGYDGWLKSLHYKMGNFRAKLRRAGCNEVMVNTKRRGEDGVAAPFILKRAKRGEVNHVPEYPDNHDGTTLEEERLALIEEMKKRNMEKS, translated from the exons ATG ACTTTGTTACTTCGAGTAGTTATCTCTCCAAAAGAAGCCCGTCGAATCCTGCTCACAGAGGTACCAGCATCTGTTGACCAGCTCATCAATGTACTTAAAGACAAAATCCAGTTGGAAGGTGATTTCTCACTCCAGTTCGAGGACCCCGATTTTTCAAATGCATTATGTCAGTTGACTCAAATGTCAGAGTTGCCAGATGGGCGTGCAGTCTTGCACATTGTGTGTAACACTGGGGCATCTCCCCTCAACCTATCTGATAGCCATTCGATTGGCTCAGTGTCCTCCCTTGACACAGCCAGCTTACACTCTGAGGACTGTAATGAAGCGCAGAGAAGCCCTACTCGTTCCTTCCAGGGGAGCTTGTTCGAGTCCCTCCCTGCTCCCTCCTCAAGTTCTGTCCAGGGGAGCTTGTTCGAGTCCCTCCCTTCTCCCTCCTCAAGTTCTGTCCAGAGCAATACAGATTCTCCCCAGACCCCTTTAAGGCGTACCACCCGGTGGCCAAATCCATTCCCAATCCCTAAATTTGCGTATGATGTTGAGCTGAGATTGCGTAAGGGAAATGAGGTATATGAAAGAACACAGAAGCGCCTCATTCTTACAGGAGATATGAGATCTGACATTGTGAATAAACTTTGGCAGAGTATTTTTGATATCAGAGGTGCCTATCCCAGTAAGGATGAATTGGTGTCTGTTGCATCTGGTCTTCTGGTCAAGTATCCTTGTCTAAAGGAGACAGATAGTGTAACTGGGTATGATGGATGGCTGAAGAGTCTTCATTATAAGATGGGCAACTTCAGGGCAAAGTTGCGTCGTGCAGGCTGCAATGAGGTGATGGTGAATACAAAAAGAAGGGGAGAGGATGGAGTGGCTGCTCCGTTCATCCTGAAAAGGGCCAAACGTGGAGAGGTCAACCATGTTCCAGAATATCCAGACAACCATGATGGTACCACTCTTGAGGAGGAAAGGCTTGCACTGATTGAAGAAATGAAGAAAAGGAACATGG AGAAATCGTAG